A window of Hevea brasiliensis isolate MT/VB/25A 57/8 unplaced genomic scaffold, ASM3005281v1 Scaf7, whole genome shotgun sequence genomic DNA:
tcccaaatacttttacacttcaattggtatttcatcgggtccacaggctttacccactttcattctcttaagtgcttcctttacaaaGGTAATTGACCACTAAGGATACAAATATATacacaaaaatatatatatatatatatatatatatatatatatatatatatatataaaagcatgCACACACAAGCACTCATGGAAACACTGGTATCTGAAAAGCATTGCCAATACAAGCTCAAATGAGGCTTATACAGAATTATAGTAAAATTGCTCAAATACCCACATTTAGTATTGATTCGTAATGCACAATTACTATCATAAAGGTTTCGAATTGCTTTCTTTTCATATAATCCTTAACAATTCGTAAGCGCCTAATCACTACTAACTGAAATGAACACCGGAAATCAAGTAGAGGTTAAGCAACGAAAAGCACAAGAAGAAAGCTCTCATACAAATACCAAACGAGGAATTGGGTCAATAATAGacatatgaattgttaagaagaaggaaaaataaaaagaaagggtAAGCCTTTTGAGAGAAAATCAAGACAACGTACGAAGACAGGAATCAAGATAGGATTCTTGAAGGAAGGGACCGAGACAGATGGGGCATGGATTGGAGTCCCGCGAAGAGGAAGAGTGATTCTCGTTGCTTTTAGCTTCATCTTGGTCCATTGTTTTTCTTGAACTCGCTAGATTTCTCCTTCCCACTCCAATACCAATTTCAACCATCCAtggaaattattataaaataaaaattaattaaatgtaaatatttttcataaatataaACATTTCTTTTAACATTTtacaatttcaatcataattttattattatttaaaaaaaagactTAGAGTAGAGAATTGAGAAATTAGAACCTGGAATCGAAATATGCCAAATAAATTCTAcatagtttaaaaaaaattatgtctGATGAACTTCACgttgtttaaaaaaaaatactatattGCATGAAAAATCATCCATCTCGCAAAAATATAGatttactttatttatttatttatttaaaattataaatttttataaatagtaatttatttaataacttactaatatatttttatttgatatacctTGAAAAAGTAAAATTCATTaatttgaataataatttaaaaatatgagttatttaatttttaatagaataATGTAAGCAAagaacatattaaaaaaaaattttgacaaaatttttctaagtaaaacaaaatttattattttaattatgttaATTGTAATAGCTTAATTCAtgtaaaaataaaaagttaacaTATCTTCATAAAACGAAAgatgtataattaaaataaaaaattttatttaattttttttaatatatcatCTACTCATCttacttcattaaaaattaaataattcatgttattaaatttttttggaactaataaattttatttttttaatatatattaaattggataaattaataaataagttattacttgtaatttaaaataaataataaaataataagtcTATTTTTATTTCACAGAGGgagtaatataaatataattatagtaatatgttttatttaattttttaatatactcTTCCTAATGTATCATTCAATCATATTAccctattaaaaattaaataatttatgttactaaatttttcttgaaattaataaattttatttttaactcaactcaactcaactaagcctttatcccaaaaatttggggtcgactatatgtattcgctttctccactctaaacgcttttgggttaaatcctcagaaatttgtaatacttctagatcatattgtactactctcctccaagtcaatttaggtctacccctttttttctttctatcctctaacctaatatgctctacttgtctaactggagcatccgtatgtctacgcttcacatgaccaaaccaccttaatctcccttctctcaacttatcctcaattggtaccactcctaccttttctctaatactctcattacggactttatctagtctagtatggccactcatccaccttaacattctcatctctgcaactcttatcttagacgcatacgactccttcaatgcccaacactcactaccatggtTATTCTTGAATTCATACCTACGCTTCAAAtagaaaataaatccaatcagATCTAGCAGATACATTCTCTCGTCTGGCACAACCATAAGGAAAATGATAATTATCATTCAGGTTCATAgataaatcaattcagaaaaaattAGGAAATGTTTTACACCTTTGAAGCAAACGCATGGCACTTGAGAGGGCTGCCAAGGATGCTATACCATAGTCTTGCTTTTTGATTTCTTTACTAATAAAATGACTCAAACTTGGAACTTTGTTCTCAACATAGTCCCCAAGGATTAAATGCTTCACAACATCACCTGCAATATCAAATGTAAGAATCGATACATATGAACAAACTGATGCAGATGCGATAATGCATTATGATAGGACACCAAAAGGAATGAAACAGTACCAGGAAACATTTCCATCAAGCCCAGTTGCATCTTCCTGTTGTATGTTCTAACAGACAAATGTCCAAACAACTACCATATTTATCTTGATGCTACTATTTTCCATTCAGTCCATTACAGAGAATAAAAGTATCCTTCATATACTATGGAATCAGGATGCAATTTCTAAATTCCTGCCTTAGAACTTGAAAGATAAAAGAAAACTGACCCCCAAATAACTTCTCCACTGATTTAACAAGAACTTGACTAACTCGATTATTCGGAATGCTTGAAAGCTTAAAACAGTCTTCTGCAATAAATATCTGCCTTGCTCTAACCAGATCCACATCAGGCAATTGAAGTAGAATGCGAGCAACTCGATTCAAAATCACTGGATCCCTAGCAAACCATCCTGGATGCAGAATCAATGCCAAAAGAATGAATCACCAAGTTAAAGCACTCAGAATTATTTAATTCTCGTGCAACTCTATCCAGTTGATTGGTAGAATAAACAAATAGAACAGACAAACTGTCCCAATATCATTAAATAAAGCAACAGAGATTAGTAGCGTGTTGGTGCATTGTCgtgaatattgaagaaatgatGCTATTGATCAGGGAAtacataaaaatttcaggttcaaTGATCTATAAAAATACTCAAGTGTCCTGTCCACCCATAATTCAGAAGTTGCAGATGCTGCTTTGAACATGAATGTAGAATGAATAAAGATACAAAGAAACCCACACAATAATTTGACCACCAGTTGGTTTATTTGGTCCAATAAATTCGTTCAAAATGAAGCCATAACAATGCTGGTTCCTTACCCTCAGTATCAAAACTCTGTGCCATGGGAATAACTCCAGCAGTAGAAACAGCATCATGTGAAGATCGAAACCCCAAAATGCTGCAATATGACGCTGGAACTCTTACACTACCTCAAGTGTCAGTTCCTGCAGCCAAAATAATCTTTTTACTTTGATTGAGTTATGATAAACCAAGGCATATGAAAAATCAATCTAGAGTAGAATATTCACCTAAGGAGAAGTCTACAAGCTTTGCACCTACTGCAACAGCAGACCCACTGGAAGATCCTCCAGGTACACGATCTGGAGCACAAGGATTTGTAGGTGTGCCATAATGTTTATTTTCCCCATTTAGACTGCCTCAAAACACAATTATTCAGTTACATAAGAAACAAGTATGACGTGAATGTTCAGGGAAGTTTTATCATGCAAAAGACGAACCACCTTGAAAAAATGCAGGATgaataattagaatttaaatgGCACATCAGATTTGATATCAAATTAAACTAATGTCACACCATTTATATATATTCAACATTTTCACGGGCTTGCA
This region includes:
- the LOC110643061 gene encoding LOW QUALITY PROTEIN: amidase 1 (The sequence of the model RefSeq protein was modified relative to this genomic sequence to represent the inferred CDS: substituted 1 base at 1 genomic stop codon), producing the protein MARSSDYGAFMEKFVLKPISSSHELPLNGLTFAVKDIFDVNGFVTGFGNPDWARTHSAAKSTPPAVLAILRGGATCVGKTVMDEMAYSLNGENKHYGTPTNPCAPDRVPGGSSSGSAVAVGAKLVDFSLGTDTXGSVRVPASYCSILGFRSSHDAVSTAGVIPMAQSFDTEGWFARDPVILNRVARILLQLPDVDLVRARQIFIAEDCFKLSSIPNNRVSQVLVKSVEKLFGGDVVKHLILGDYVENKVPSLSHFISKEIKKQDYGIASLAALSSAMRLLQRYEFKNNHGSECWALKESYASKIRVAEMRMLRWMSGHTRLDKVRNESIREKVGVVPIEDKLREGRLRWFGHVKRRHTDAPVRQVEHIRLEDRKKKRGRPKLTWRRVVQYDLEVLQISEDLTQKRLEWRKRIHIVDPKFLG